In Lascolabacillus massiliensis, a single genomic region encodes these proteins:
- a CDS encoding indolepyruvate oxidoreductase subunit beta, whose product MQKNIIIAGVGGQGILTIASIIDLAAMNLGLNLKQAEVHGMSQRGGAVESHLRISSKEIYSDLIPLGKADLILSIEPMESLRYLPFLSPEGIIVTTTEPYENIGNYPDIDDLLNNIRMSAKHLLVDAKIIAQEAGGSKTYNIAMLGAASPYLGIETEELEKAIEIFFKRKGDKIVEMNLKAFRLGIEKCKN is encoded by the coding sequence ATGCAAAAAAATATTATTATAGCTGGTGTGGGAGGCCAAGGGATACTTACTATTGCCTCTATTATTGACCTGGCAGCAATGAACCTGGGACTAAACCTTAAGCAGGCTGAAGTACATGGAATGAGTCAGCGTGGTGGTGCTGTAGAATCTCATTTGCGTATATCATCTAAAGAAATATACTCTGATCTTATACCTCTTGGAAAAGCTGATCTGATTCTTTCTATTGAGCCTATGGAATCTCTTAGATACCTCCCTTTTTTATCTCCGGAAGGTATAATTGTAACTACAACTGAACCGTATGAGAATATTGGTAACTATCCCGATATTGATGATTTGCTAAACAATATCAGGATGTCTGCAAAACATCTTTTAGTTGATGCAAAAATAATTGCTCAGGAAGCAGGTGGTTCCAAAACATACAATATTGCAATGCTTGGTGCTGCATCTCCATATTTGGGAATTGAGACTGAAGAACTGGAAAAAGCAATTGAAATTTTCTTCAAAAGGAAAGGTGATAAAATAGTGGAAATGAATCTGAAAGCTTTCAGATTAGGTATTGAAAAATGTAAGAATTAA
- a CDS encoding biotin/lipoyl-containing protein — translation MAQEIKFSLLYRDMWQSSGKYVPTVEQLTEVAPAIIDMGCFDRIETNGGGFEQINLLFGENPNKSVREWTQPFNDAGIQTHMLERGLNAIRMSPVPADVRRLMFHVKKKQGTDIARSFDGLNDPRNLENSIKYAKEAGMISQAALCITVSPVHTVEYYTQLADTLIEMGADEICIKDMAGVGRPASIGKIIKNIKARHPKTVIQYHGHAGPGFQMASILEAAYAGADYIDAGMEPLSWGTGHADILAIQAMLKDAGFNVPKINMNAYMKVRTLTQKYMDDFLGYYINPKNRMMNSLLIGPGLPGGMMGSLMSDLENNLASINKWKRKHNQNELTQDDLMIKLFEEVTYVWPKVGYPPLVTPYSQYVKNLALMNVLQLEKGKKRWSMIADNVWDMILGKTGKLPVDPAPEIIEMAKSKGLEFYTGNPQDLYPDQLDEYRAEMEKKNWDTGLDDEELFELAMHPEQYRAYKSGDAKREFDEDIAKRKAEKEASESINTVPAYNGNGFQPKTLVVNIDEEEYVVHINYPDNGNGTISQAPTAAKPAESAPAPVVVQSTGQLKEIPSPLEGKFFLTKDSSETAIKVGDKVKKNDIIGYIESMKTYNAIASEVDGTVTEICFANGDTVDEDDILIKLQ, via the coding sequence ATGGCACAAGAGATTAAATTCAGTCTTCTCTATAGAGACATGTGGCAATCGTCGGGAAAATATGTGCCGACGGTTGAACAACTTACAGAGGTTGCTCCTGCAATCATAGATATGGGGTGTTTTGATCGTATAGAAACCAATGGAGGAGGTTTTGAGCAGATAAATCTTCTTTTTGGTGAAAACCCAAATAAATCTGTTCGTGAATGGACACAACCATTTAATGATGCCGGTATACAAACGCATATGTTAGAGCGTGGACTTAACGCTATTCGTATGAGTCCTGTACCAGCTGATGTACGCAGACTGATGTTTCATGTTAAGAAAAAACAGGGTACTGACATTGCTCGTTCATTTGATGGTCTTAATGATCCCAGAAATCTTGAAAACTCTATTAAATATGCAAAAGAGGCCGGAATGATTTCTCAGGCAGCATTATGTATCACAGTATCTCCTGTACATACAGTTGAATATTATACTCAGCTTGCTGACACCCTTATTGAAATGGGTGCAGATGAGATATGTATTAAAGATATGGCAGGTGTTGGACGTCCTGCAAGTATTGGGAAAATAATCAAGAATATAAAAGCGCGTCACCCAAAAACAGTTATTCAATATCACGGTCATGCCGGACCCGGTTTCCAGATGGCTTCAATTCTTGAAGCGGCTTATGCCGGAGCAGATTATATTGATGCAGGTATGGAGCCACTTTCATGGGGAACAGGGCATGCAGATATTCTTGCAATACAGGCAATGTTGAAAGATGCCGGATTTAATGTGCCAAAGATCAACATGAATGCATATATGAAAGTGCGTACCCTCACACAGAAATATATGGATGATTTCTTAGGATACTACATAAATCCAAAGAACAGGATGATGAATTCGCTTCTTATAGGTCCCGGTTTACCAGGTGGAATGATGGGTAGTTTGATGTCTGATCTTGAAAATAACCTAGCTTCAATTAACAAGTGGAAAAGGAAGCATAATCAGAATGAACTTACTCAAGATGACTTGATGATTAAGCTTTTTGAAGAAGTAACATATGTATGGCCAAAGGTGGGATATCCTCCATTGGTGACACCTTATAGTCAATATGTTAAAAACCTTGCGCTAATGAACGTACTTCAGCTTGAGAAAGGTAAAAAGCGCTGGTCTATGATTGCTGATAATGTGTGGGATATGATACTCGGCAAAACAGGTAAACTTCCGGTGGATCCTGCACCTGAGATAATAGAGATGGCTAAAAGCAAAGGCCTTGAGTTTTATACAGGTAACCCACAGGATCTTTATCCAGATCAACTGGATGAGTACCGTGCAGAGATGGAAAAGAAAAACTGGGACACTGGTCTGGATGACGAAGAGCTATTCGAACTTGCAATGCATCCAGAACAGTACAGGGCATATAAATCAGGTGATGCAAAACGAGAATTTGATGAAGATATTGCAAAAAGGAAAGCCGAAAAAGAAGCTTCTGAATCAATCAATACTGTTCCTGCTTATAACGGAAATGGATTCCAACCAAAAACACTAGTTGTTAATATTGATGAAGAGGAGTATGTGGTTCACATAAATTATCCAGATAACGGAAATGGCACAATAAGTCAGGCACCAACTGCAGCTAAACCTGCAGAGTCAGCTCCTGCACCAGTAGTAGTGCAGTCAACAGGCCAGCTAAAAGAGATACCTTCTCCGCTGGAAGGAAAATTCTTCCTTACAAAAGATTCGAGTGAAACTGCTATAAAGGTTGGAGATAAAGTGAAAAAAAATGATATTATTGGATACATCGAATCTATGAAGACATACAATGCAATTGCTTCAGAGGTGGATGGAACTGTGACTGAGATATGTTTTGCAAATGGTGATACAGTTGATGAGGATGATATACTTATTAAATTGCAGTAG
- a CDS encoding thiamine pyrophosphate-dependent enzyme, whose translation MIMKQLLLGAEAIAQAALDGGISGVYAYPGTPSTEITEFIQKSPQSTKTRVRSSWSANEKTAYESALGMSYAGKRSLVCMKHVGLNVAADAFMNSSITGVNGGLVIVVADDPSMHSSQNEQDSRVYGKFAMIPVLEPSNQQEAYDMTRYGFDLSEKMELPVLLRIPTRLSHSRSVVIRQNPREQNDLNPSPIDGKWILLPANARKNYQGLLKKQETLISLSEKSRFNRVIEGIGSSAVIAFGIGFNYVMEVIDAFRLNTPVLKISQYPMPKQTIREFCDRYSEILIVEEGYPVLEELLKGYLGNKKFRGRLDGILPRTGELSPNVIAKALGVKSSSIQNVPDIVVGRPPMLCQGCSHRDLFEAINMVMENYSQKQIFGDIGCYTLGALPPYSSISTCVDMGASITMAKGAADAGMRPAVCVIGDSTFTHSGMTGLLDAVNDKSPVTVIISDNDTTAMTGGQDSAGTGKFFDICKGIGVEEDHIRVIKPLKKNLEENIAILREEFEYNGVSVIISQRECVQTLKKNRKQAIEIE comes from the coding sequence ATAATAATGAAACAACTACTTCTAGGTGCTGAGGCGATTGCTCAGGCAGCTTTGGATGGAGGTATATCAGGTGTTTACGCTTACCCGGGCACTCCATCTACTGAGATAACGGAATTTATTCAAAAATCTCCACAAAGTACAAAAACCAGAGTTCGTTCATCATGGTCGGCTAACGAGAAAACAGCTTATGAATCTGCTCTTGGCATGTCCTATGCAGGTAAAAGGAGTTTGGTCTGTATGAAGCATGTTGGACTAAACGTTGCCGCTGATGCTTTTATGAACTCATCTATTACAGGTGTAAATGGAGGATTGGTAATTGTTGTTGCCGATGACCCATCAATGCACTCATCTCAGAATGAACAAGATAGCAGGGTTTATGGTAAGTTTGCAATGATTCCTGTACTTGAACCATCTAATCAGCAGGAAGCTTACGACATGACCAGATATGGTTTTGATTTGTCGGAGAAAATGGAATTACCTGTACTATTACGTATTCCAACACGTTTGTCGCATTCACGATCGGTTGTTATCAGACAGAACCCTCGCGAACAAAACGACCTTAATCCTTCTCCTATAGATGGTAAGTGGATATTGTTGCCAGCAAATGCCCGCAAGAACTATCAGGGATTACTTAAAAAACAGGAGACATTAATCTCACTTTCTGAAAAATCCAGGTTTAACAGAGTTATTGAGGGTATTGGCTCCAGTGCTGTTATAGCTTTTGGAATAGGGTTTAATTATGTAATGGAGGTAATTGATGCATTCAGATTAAATACTCCTGTTCTAAAGATATCTCAATATCCTATGCCAAAACAAACTATCAGGGAGTTTTGTGACAGATACTCAGAAATACTTATTGTAGAAGAGGGTTATCCTGTACTTGAAGAGCTTCTGAAAGGTTATCTGGGAAATAAAAAGTTTCGCGGGAGACTGGATGGCATATTGCCAAGAACAGGGGAACTATCTCCAAATGTTATTGCAAAAGCATTAGGAGTAAAATCTTCTAGTATTCAGAATGTGCCTGATATTGTTGTAGGCAGACCACCTATGCTATGCCAGGGTTGTAGTCACCGTGATCTTTTTGAAGCTATCAATATGGTAATGGAAAACTATTCACAGAAACAGATATTTGGTGATATTGGTTGTTATACTTTGGGTGCGCTTCCCCCTTATAGTAGTATAAGTACATGTGTTGATATGGGTGCCTCGATAACAATGGCTAAAGGGGCTGCTGATGCGGGAATGCGACCGGCAGTATGTGTTATTGGCGACTCCACTTTTACTCACTCGGGGATGACCGGCTTGCTCGATGCTGTTAATGATAAATCTCCTGTGACAGTAATTATTTCGGATAATGATACTACAGCAATGACCGGTGGTCAGGATTCTGCCGGTACAGGCAAATTCTTCGACATATGCAAAGGTATAGGTGTTGAAGAGGATCATATAAGAGTAATTAAACCTCTGAAAAAAAATCTCGAGGAGAATATTGCTATTCTTCGGGAGGAGTTTGAATATAACGGTGTCTCTGTAATTATTTCTCAGAGGGAGTGTGTTCAGACATTAAAAAAGAACAGGAAACAGGCAATTGAAATTGAGTAA
- a CDS encoding phenylacetate--CoA ligase family protein translates to MIWNREIECAEREQMQELQSSKFNCMVKRMYNNVPFYRLKFDEIGLKPDDIKDIEQLKDLPFTTKNDLRDNYPFGLFTVPQSDVVRIHASSGTTGKPTVVGYTHSDIEVWAEVVARSLTMAGIHSGDTIQIAYGYGPFTGGLGLHYGAEKIGATVIPISTGNTKKQLQFMTDFKATVLACTPSYAAHLGECIANDGISPDDIKLRIGVFGAEPWTNELRCQIENLLSLKAFDIYGLSEVIGPGVSMECECQCGNHVFEDHFIPEIIDPETLEVLPDGEIGELVFTTVSKMAMPLLRYRTRDLTRLHREKCDCGRTLVRMEKCLGRTDDMLIIRGVNVFPSQIESVLMDMSEITPHYQIIVRRENNLDTMEILVEVDQKNWSDSIRELEGIRRRIDNNIKSMLGIGAKIRLVEPNTIERSEGKAKRVIDYRK, encoded by the coding sequence ATGATCTGGAACCGTGAAATAGAGTGTGCCGAAAGGGAACAGATGCAGGAATTGCAAAGTAGCAAGTTTAACTGCATGGTAAAACGCATGTATAATAATGTGCCGTTTTACAGACTGAAATTTGACGAAATTGGTCTTAAACCTGATGATATAAAAGATATTGAGCAGCTAAAAGATCTGCCATTTACTACAAAAAATGATCTTAGAGATAACTATCCATTTGGCTTGTTTACAGTACCTCAGAGTGATGTGGTAAGAATCCATGCTTCCAGCGGTACAACAGGAAAGCCAACTGTTGTAGGTTATACTCATTCGGATATAGAGGTATGGGCTGAGGTGGTTGCCAGAAGTCTTACCATGGCTGGTATTCACAGTGGTGACACTATTCAGATTGCTTATGGCTACGGTCCTTTTACGGGTGGTCTGGGACTTCATTACGGAGCTGAGAAGATAGGTGCAACTGTAATTCCAATTTCCACTGGTAATACTAAGAAACAGCTTCAGTTTATGACTGATTTCAAAGCTACAGTGCTCGCTTGTACTCCATCTTATGCTGCTCATCTGGGTGAATGCATAGCAAATGATGGAATCTCTCCGGATGATATTAAGCTGCGTATTGGTGTTTTTGGAGCTGAACCATGGACTAATGAGCTAAGATGTCAGATTGAGAATCTACTGAGTTTGAAAGCTTTTGATATTTATGGTTTGAGTGAAGTGATCGGACCAGGAGTATCAATGGAATGTGAATGTCAATGTGGCAATCATGTGTTTGAGGATCATTTTATTCCAGAAATTATCGATCCTGAAACTCTTGAAGTTTTGCCTGACGGTGAGATTGGTGAACTTGTATTCACAACTGTGAGTAAAATGGCAATGCCTTTGTTAAGATATCGCACAAGGGATTTAACCAGGTTGCACAGAGAGAAATGTGATTGTGGACGTACTCTTGTCCGAATGGAAAAATGTCTTGGAAGAACTGACGACATGCTGATTATAAGGGGTGTGAATGTATTTCCTTCACAGATTGAATCTGTACTTATGGATATGTCTGAAATAACTCCTCATTATCAAATAATTGTGCGTCGTGAAAACAACCTTGACACTATGGAGATTTTGGTAGAGGTTGATCAGAAAAATTGGTCAGATAGTATTCGTGAACTCGAAGGTATAAGAAGGCGTATTGATAATAATATAAAAAGTATGCTTGGTATAGGAGCTAAGATCAGGTTAGTGGAACCAAATACGATTGAACGATCAGAAGGTAAAGCTAAAAGGGTTATTGACTATAGGAAATGA
- a CDS encoding aminotransferase-like domain-containing protein, producing MTRFSSSVAELRSSEIRDLMSLATSPDMISFAGGMPGNELFPLNKIDKILNSLCEKEKQVALQYGPTTGLPTLLESLSEWLEKKGLPVKSNKLIITTGSLQAINILAKAFLDPGDSVVVETPSFIGALSAFRSYQANLVTVPLNGDGMDIKLLKDRINSSSVKPKFLYYSPNFHNPAGIVYSEEVKKEMIDVLRNQEIPIIEDDVYSDLYFFEEDRPKMKLIKSMDPEGIDVCFTGSFSKILGPGLRLGWMLVPDNIYQKCELIKQSIDACSPSISQVVADKFIREGHIDAYISEVREEYKKRGLAMIDTLEKCLPESVSFEKPRGGFYTWLQLPEGCDATDVLKKSIEKGVVFVTGKTFDPDGIKNDHIRISFCNTDVETIKNGVPVIAEAIRDIMNLA from the coding sequence ATGACTAGATTTTCAAGCAGCGTAGCTGAACTGCGCTCTTCAGAAATACGCGATCTAATGAGCCTTGCAACTTCACCAGATATGATTTCTTTTGCAGGTGGAATGCCGGGTAATGAATTGTTCCCATTGAATAAAATAGATAAAATATTAAACTCTCTCTGTGAAAAAGAGAAACAGGTTGCATTGCAGTATGGACCAACCACAGGACTCCCTACCCTACTAGAATCGTTGTCGGAATGGCTTGAGAAAAAAGGATTGCCTGTTAAATCCAACAAACTTATTATAACTACAGGCTCTCTGCAAGCAATAAATATTTTGGCAAAGGCATTTCTTGACCCGGGAGATTCTGTAGTGGTAGAAACACCAAGCTTTATAGGGGCTCTCTCTGCATTCAGATCTTATCAGGCTAATCTTGTTACTGTTCCCTTGAATGGCGATGGAATGGATATTAAACTGCTAAAAGATAGGATAAATTCCTCTTCAGTTAAGCCTAAATTTTTATATTACTCTCCAAATTTTCATAACCCTGCGGGAATAGTTTATTCCGAAGAGGTAAAAAAAGAGATGATCGACGTACTAAGAAATCAGGAAATCCCTATAATTGAAGATGATGTATATAGTGACCTCTATTTTTTTGAAGAGGATAGACCTAAAATGAAACTGATTAAGTCAATGGATCCTGAAGGTATAGATGTCTGCTTTACCGGTTCATTTTCAAAGATACTGGGTCCTGGTCTTCGTCTAGGCTGGATGCTAGTTCCTGATAATATATATCAGAAGTGTGAATTGATAAAGCAGTCAATTGATGCATGCTCTCCAAGTATATCACAGGTTGTTGCTGATAAATTCATCCGTGAAGGTCATATTGATGCCTATATTTCTGAAGTCAGAGAGGAGTATAAAAAACGTGGACTAGCAATGATTGATACTCTGGAGAAATGTTTACCTGAAAGTGTTTCTTTCGAAAAACCTAGAGGAGGGTTTTATACATGGTTACAACTACCTGAGGGATGCGATGCAACAGATGTACTGAAAAAGTCTATTGAAAAAGGAGTGGTATTTGTGACAGGTAAAACTTTCGACCCTGATGGAATTAAAAATGATCATATACGTATATCATTCTGCAATACGGATGTTGAAACGATTAAAAATGGGGTGCCGGTTATTGCTGAAGCAATTAGAGATATTATGAATCTTGCATGA
- a CDS encoding ACT domain-containing protein codes for MHIKQLSVFLEDRSGRLTELTRILAVNDINITALSVAETADYGIVRMVVGRPELAKDVLEKAGFSIGLTDVVCVNMPDQPGSLYRILEILTDEGINVDYMYAFSNNDVALAVIRSADIQRVTEVLEKNRLKLLSQSDIYQL; via the coding sequence ATGCATATCAAACAACTCTCTGTTTTTCTGGAAGATAGGTCGGGGCGACTAACAGAACTTACCCGAATACTGGCAGTCAATGATATCAATATTACAGCTTTGAGTGTAGCAGAGACTGCAGACTATGGTATAGTGCGAATGGTTGTTGGCAGACCTGAACTTGCAAAGGATGTTCTCGAGAAAGCGGGCTTTTCGATCGGACTGACTGATGTTGTTTGCGTAAATATGCCTGACCAGCCGGGATCGCTTTACCGCATTCTGGAGATTCTTACTGATGAGGGTATTAATGTTGATTACATGTATGCTTTCTCGAATAATGATGTTGCTCTTGCTGTTATAAGGTCTGCTGATATTCAACGTGTTACGGAAGTGCTTGAGAAGAATCGACTTAAGCTGCTTTCTCAAAGCGATATTTACCAACTATAG
- a CDS encoding calcium-translocating P-type ATPase, PMCA-type has translation MEQFYTQSAEEVLQKFGVNPEMGLSETEIEKRREKYGLNKLASKKQKSLLSVFLEQFKSSMVAILLIAAIVSGVIGVMEGEGLVESFVIIAILLLNAIIGTVEERKAQTSLEALNKMSSPRTKVMREGQIEEIDSTEIVPGDIVVLDTGDIIPADMRLIEAFNLKVQESALTGESVPVDKIESTLEGSDITLGDRTNMAFSTSIVTYGRGRGVIVGTGMNTEVGKIANMLQSTEATETPMSKRLGQLGKVLGYVALVICTVIFVIGIIYGNHWLEMLMMSVSLAVAAIPEGLQIVSTIVLAIGVQRLVKKNAIVRTLPSVETLGSTTVICSDKTGTLTQNKMTVVEGWAGGNKINFRNLPLPEEQDDDENILLHCSLLCTDSHLKILPNGDHELSGDPTETAIVDIALKLGVNKNEIEKKFPRISEVPFDSERKRMTTINRMENDAYRVNVKGGLDEVLDVTSRILIHGNIRPITKEDIETIRKENTNMGQSALRVLSVAYKDIDEIPEDVNSENIEKDLIFIGLLGMIDPARPEVVDAVKKCKTAGIRPVMITGDHKVTAIAIADEIGIFKVGDKAVTGSDLEETDDEMLTRNVRDYSVYARVAPEHKVRIVKAWQSHGDIVAMTGDGVNDAPALKQADIGVAMGIVGTEVAKDASDVVLTDDNFATIVTAVEEGRRIYDNILKVIQFLLSANMGEVLLIFIAAILNLGNPLSPILILWVNLVTDSLPALALSMDPAQKDVMTRKPRDPKRGFFSKGMIWRIVYQGSAIGLISLAAYYIGCNDGGQVLGQTMAFAVLAFSQLFHVRNLHSNKLSSFRTSLASNKNLILAILASALLMMAVLLIPVLRNIFGVVEMDAVHWLYVTALSIVPIVVVEFMKLFKWNHTVDEY, from the coding sequence ATGGAACAATTTTATACCCAATCAGCTGAAGAGGTATTACAAAAATTCGGAGTTAATCCTGAAATGGGGCTTTCAGAAACAGAAATAGAAAAACGCAGAGAAAAATATGGTCTCAATAAATTAGCTTCAAAAAAACAAAAATCATTACTTTCAGTTTTTCTTGAACAGTTCAAAAGCAGTATGGTGGCTATATTACTTATAGCAGCTATTGTGTCAGGAGTTATTGGGGTTATGGAAGGAGAAGGGCTTGTAGAATCTTTTGTTATAATTGCAATATTGTTACTTAATGCAATAATTGGTACAGTAGAAGAGAGAAAAGCACAAACTTCATTAGAGGCATTAAATAAAATGAGTTCTCCACGCACAAAAGTTATGCGTGAGGGACAGATTGAAGAGATAGATTCCACAGAAATTGTACCAGGTGACATTGTAGTCCTTGATACAGGAGATATTATTCCCGCTGATATGAGACTTATTGAAGCATTCAACTTAAAAGTGCAGGAATCTGCTCTTACGGGAGAGTCAGTTCCGGTTGATAAGATTGAATCCACACTTGAAGGTAGTGATATAACTCTGGGTGACAGAACAAACATGGCATTCTCAACCAGTATAGTCACTTATGGTCGCGGAAGAGGAGTAATAGTAGGCACCGGAATGAATACCGAAGTTGGAAAGATTGCTAATATGCTACAATCCACGGAGGCAACAGAAACACCTATGAGTAAACGACTTGGCCAGCTTGGAAAAGTTTTAGGGTATGTAGCTTTGGTTATCTGTACAGTAATATTTGTAATTGGTATTATATATGGTAATCATTGGTTAGAAATGTTAATGATGTCAGTTAGCCTTGCAGTGGCAGCCATTCCCGAAGGTCTTCAAATTGTGTCCACAATTGTTCTGGCAATTGGAGTACAGCGACTGGTTAAAAAGAATGCGATAGTACGTACTTTACCGTCTGTTGAAACTCTTGGTAGTACTACTGTAATCTGCTCAGATAAAACCGGAACTCTTACACAGAACAAAATGACAGTTGTTGAAGGCTGGGCAGGTGGCAATAAAATTAATTTTAGAAACCTGCCTCTTCCGGAAGAACAGGATGATGATGAAAATATTTTACTGCATTGCTCACTTTTGTGCACCGACTCGCATCTTAAAATTTTACCTAATGGAGATCATGAACTTTCCGGAGATCCTACTGAAACAGCTATAGTTGATATTGCACTTAAACTAGGTGTCAATAAAAATGAAATAGAAAAAAAATTCCCCAGAATCAGCGAAGTACCTTTTGATTCAGAGAGGAAAAGGATGACTACCATAAACAGGATGGAAAATGATGCTTATCGTGTAAATGTTAAAGGTGGATTGGATGAAGTACTTGATGTGACTTCACGAATTCTTATACATGGTAATATAAGACCAATTACTAAAGAGGATATAGAGACCATTCGTAAAGAGAACACCAATATGGGGCAATCAGCTCTGCGAGTACTCTCAGTAGCATATAAAGATATAGATGAGATTCCTGAAGATGTAAATTCAGAAAATATTGAAAAAGATCTGATCTTTATCGGTCTGCTTGGCATGATAGACCCTGCAAGGCCTGAGGTTGTAGATGCTGTAAAAAAATGCAAGACTGCAGGTATTCGTCCTGTAATGATTACAGGCGATCATAAAGTTACTGCCATTGCAATTGCTGATGAGATAGGTATATTTAAAGTGGGTGACAAAGCTGTTACCGGCAGCGATTTAGAGGAAACGGATGATGAGATGCTTACTCGCAATGTACGCGATTACTCAGTGTATGCACGAGTTGCCCCTGAGCATAAGGTGCGAATAGTAAAAGCCTGGCAAAGTCATGGTGATATTGTTGCGATGACCGGTGATGGTGTAAATGATGCACCTGCACTAAAACAGGCAGATATAGGTGTAGCAATGGGAATTGTTGGTACCGAAGTAGCTAAGGATGCGTCAGATGTAGTGCTTACCGATGATAATTTTGCAACTATAGTAACTGCGGTAGAAGAGGGTCGTCGTATTTATGATAATATACTCAAAGTAATTCAGTTTCTTCTTTCTGCCAATATGGGTGAAGTACTGCTGATATTTATTGCTGCAATCCTTAATTTAGGTAATCCATTATCACCTATTCTCATATTATGGGTAAATCTGGTAACTGACAGTCTTCCTGCACTTGCCTTAAGTATGGATCCGGCTCAAAAAGATGTTATGACACGAAAACCACGTGATCCAAAGAGAGGTTTCTTTTCAAAAGGGATGATCTGGCGTATTGTCTATCAAGGTTCAGCAATAGGACTAATATCACTTGCAGCTTATTATATAGGATGTAATGATGGTGGACAGGTACTTGGTCAAACAATGGCTTTCGCAGTACTTGCCTTTTCTCAATTGTTCCATGTAAGAAACTTGCATTCAAATAAATTATCATCCTTTAGAACAAGTCTTGCAAGTAATAAAAACTTAATACTGGCGATACTTGCTTCTGCTTTGTTAATGATGGCTGTATTACTTATTCCTGTTTTAAGAAATATCTTTGGTGTAGTAGAAATGGATGCTGTTCACTGGTTATATGTAACTGCACTTTCAATTGTTCCTATTGTTGTAGTTGAGTTTATGAAGCTATTCAAATGGAATCATACAGTAGATGAATATTGA
- a CDS encoding OadG family transporter subunit, translating into MENLGTALGLLFIGMIMVVIVLWLVVLLGGMIITLTNKYVKDNRNDGTIKKNKKTNTRKIAAITAAVDVITQGQGRVESIQKKK; encoded by the coding sequence ATGGAAAATCTTGGAACCGCATTAGGCTTATTGTTTATTGGTATGATTATGGTTGTTATAGTTTTATGGCTAGTTGTACTACTTGGTGGAATGATCATAACCTTAACCAATAAATATGTAAAAGATAATAGAAATGATGGTACCATAAAAAAGAATAAGAAAACAAATACAAGAAAAATTGCAGCCATAACAGCTGCAGTTGACGTGATAACACAAGGACAGGGCAGAGTAGAATCAATTCAAAAAAAGAAATAA